gtactgtcaaatgtgatattggaactgtacaatatgaggatgaaactatcaaatgtgagaaaaaagtaagaaaattgccaaatgtgacaaaagaattgtcacatgtgacgttagaactgcataatgtgaggatgaaaccatcaaatgtgagaaaaaaaaaagagaaccgccaaatgtgacaaaagaattgttacatgtgatgttggaactgcacaatgtgaggatgaaaccattaaatgtgaggaaaaaaaaaaagaatcaccaaatgtgacaaaagtacagtcacatgtgatgttggtagtacacaatgtgagaatggtactatcaaatgtgagaaaaaaataatagagcCACAGAATGTGataaaagaattgtcacatatgatgttggaattgtacaatgtgagaatgaaatcatcaaatgtgaggaaaaagtaagggaactgctaaatgtgacaaaagaactgtcatatgtgacgttggaactgcacaatatgaggatgaaactatcaaatgtgaggaaaaagtaagggaactgccaaatgtgacaaaagaattgtcacatgtgacattggaactacacaatgtaaggatggaatcatcaaatgtgagaaaaaagtaagggaaccgccaaatgtgacaaaagaattgtcacatgtgatgttggaactgcacaatgtgaggataaaaccatcaaatgtgaggaaaaagtaagggaactgccaaatgtgacaaaagaactgtcacatatgACGTTGAATCTGTacaatatgaggatgaaaccataaaatgtgaggaaaaagtaagggaactgCCAAATGTGACAAATGAATTGTTACATGTGACGTtagaattgcacaatgtgaggatagaaccatcaaatgtgaggaaaaagtaagggaaccgccaaatgtgacaaaagaactgtcacatgtgacgttgaaactgcacaatgtgaggatggagtcatcaaatgtgagaaaaaagtaagggaactgccaaatgtgacaaaagaactttCACATGTGacgttggaactgcacaatatgaggatgaaaccatcaaatgtgagaaaaaagtaaggaaaccaccaaatgtgacaaaaaaactgtcacatgtgatgttggaactgcataatgtgaggatggaaccattaaatgtgagaaaaaagtaagggaaccgtcaaatgtgacaaaaaaactgtcacatatgacgttggaactacacaatgtgaggatgaaatcatcaaatgtgagaaaaaagtaagggaaccaccaaatgtgacaaaaaaactgTCAGATGTGAGGATGGAATTGCACATTGTGAGGATGGAAtcatgtgagaaaaaagtaagggaactgccaaatgtgataaaagaactgtcacatgtgacgttggaactgcacaatgtgaggatgaaaccatcaaatgtgagaaaaaaaataagggaaccgccaaatgtgacaaaagaactgtcatatgtgacgttggaactgcacaatgtgaggatgaaactatcaaatgtgagaaaaaggtAACCTGGTAAAGTAGGTTACCTACTAGTAGGTACCGTACCCCCTTTTTTTGAGGGGGGTATGATAGAATTACCAATAAGAAAGTACCAATTGAACTACAGGAAGTCAATGATATAATATTACAACTACGGGCtatcattataattatttagttttatgttatactagttttattaatttcaaacaTAAATGTGAGTGGGCTATCATTATGTGTGCGGGGCTATCAAATattaatgacaattttttttcttttttttgaattttaggaaggaaaaataaatttcaacagAAGATTTAAGTATTATTTTGCACGAAAAATATATCTCAATATTTCTATTTTGAATTGATGACTTTTAATTATCTGATTTgcataaattttgataaaatgtaTAAAGGTaataattgaaaagaaaaagacatgcTTCGTACTTCATGCAcagaaattatttaatatatatatgaaagtgaTCGATATCTTAGCGATATTTTAATTCTGAAATGAAAATAACCAATAAATCTCTTATATAGTGCACTTGAGTTTTCATTTGCACCAAAGAATTGACCAAACCTTTCCAATCTAGATCATAGCGAGCTCCATTGAACTAGTGGTCGTTCTTTTGAGAGCGTGGCCAAAGTGGATTGAATAAGACAGAATAGGACCAATCTAGACCGAATAGGATAAACATGGACAgaatggactgaataagaccaaATTAGACAGTATGGACCGAATAAGGCTAAATAGGACCAatatggactgaataggactgaagtggacagAATCGACCGAATATGATTATTATGaactgaataggaccaaattggactgaatagaaccaaagtgaaCTGAATAGACCGAATAGGagcaaagtggaccgaataagaccgaATAGACTAAACAAGAccgaattggaccgaatagaacaAAAGTGGACCGAATGGAAAGGATAAGACCAAAGTGCACAGAATAAGACggaataggaccaaagtagaccgaatggacagaatagaaccaaagtggactaagaaggaccaaattggactgaataggaTTGTAATGGACAGTATGGACTGGATAAGACCAATATAGACTGAATAAGATTAAATGAactgaagtggaccgaatagaaccaacatggaccgaagtggacccATGTTGACAGAAAGGACTGAATAAGACCTAATGGACCGAATATAATCAAAGTGGACCAAAGTGAATTGAATAAGAATAAGATTGAAGTACACAATATAACTATAAGAGAAACAAGTTTGTGGTGGtaaattttggtttaaaaatcaaataatgatAAATGTTGTTGTGAAGCCTTTAAAGTAAGGTAGCAAATATagatatagaatatatataatattaaattttgtttattaattcttatttAACCATGCAATTCATGCATGATCAATAAATCTCTTTATATAGTACACTTTAGTTTTCATTTGCACCAAACAATTTACCAAACCTTTCCAATCTAAGATCATATATAGGGAGCTCCATTTGTTCTTCTGCTTATTAATTGGCTCAAAACTTTGATCTTTGAACTACAGGTCCTTCTTTTGAGTGTGTGGCCATTTGACTAATATTGCGTGCAGACCCCATTCTAATACTTCAGGGCATAAGACCCTCGTCCAAAATCCCCACCCCATCCAAGATGGCACAGTCAAGTACATGTCTCCTCTGCAAGTGCTGTCCACAATTGCCTTGGCACACCTTTCTGTTGATTCAACTGGCACCCAAGAAATTTTACCCTAACCAGAAATCACCATTCAGAAAGGGGAAGGAAAATCCTCTTTGTTTAGAGAGAATAGAAGTAAACATAATGGATAAGTTATGAGTAGAAATTACACATACCAGTGGTAATTGCATGGTACTGTTCTCTATTTATAAGAGTCTCCAAAGGTTAATTAGTATGAAGTGGCattaaaaatactacaaattttactacattacAAACtattatgtcatcaatcatcaaaaaaaaaagaaaaaaaaagaacaaatattcatttattacaGACTGTTTTGTCATCAAATCTAAAAAGCATTATTTTCAAGGGCATCCCAAGAGAacataaatcatataaatttatttatttatattattaaattattatttctcaTTTGTTTGGGCCTCATTAAATGCAACATAAACAAGATTGGTAAAggattttcaagttttatttgaATTATATCTCAATATGCCTCCTCTTAACAACCTACCTCTTGTATGAATGGGCCTCGTGTCATTTCTGAGTCAATTAGTCCAGGAGTCACAATAGTTATTCCAATATTTGAACCAATCTCAGTTCTCAATGTCTCAAAAAAGGATGTTAGGGCTGCCTTGCTTGCCTGAAGATAACACATATTTAAAATcaatcagtaaaaaaaaaaatgctagagtGAGCTAGCTTGTAAGGAATACGAAGGAGGTTTCTTACATTGTAGAAGCTTATTCTTGGCATAGTTATGTTTGCTCCTGTTGAAGCCATTACAACAATCTTCCCTTTGCTTTTTCTTAAGTGCGGAATTGCATAGTGGGTTCCATACACTGAACCCCAGAAATTTACGTCCTAAATTACATAAAGTGGGAGTCTGTTAATGtaagtttaacaaaaaaaaaaaaggagggtcAATTCTTGAAGAAATCAATTTCATAGTGATGAACATCTTAACACAAGGCCAAGAAATTTGTGACTAAATGTAAATTTAGCAAGGTTGATAATGTAAATCCCAAAGGCATAATCACATAGTGAATAATGCAGAAGACACAATATATATGGTATGGAACCTGCGCGCGTGCActcaacacacacacatatatatatatttatagtttttccaacttaatattttaaaaacatataaaagatTAGCATAAAAAACAGAGATGAAAATAACGTAAATAGAAGTACATCTCAACATTTGGGTTACACTTTcaagcaaaataataaataaaaatacactaCCACGCATCCTTGGCGTGATGgttactctacaagtataaatacttttGGGATTGGGGGGTAAGGGTtggagttcaagtctctaggaaggagtttcaaatacatatacacttaaattaggttaaagtaaaaattatgaaaacattaatgtttcataaaatattgaaataaagaattaaaaagatattaattttGACAATTATTTTACTGACTACAACAATACAACTACGAGGAGAATAAACAACTCAAATGTCAGCTAGAGCATTACCCCAATTGAAttgatgtgtatatatatatatatatagacgtcatagattgaaattctattatatctatgaatatatatatatatatatatatctatatatatatatatatattcatagatataataaaatttcaatctaTGCTATCAGCTCTatgataatttctttttattatcaagctaagacactaattggttttttataTAGGCGGAATATGAACCTTAGATTTCTTATTCTATAACAAGAGATTTTGTCAGTTGAGTTAATTGAAACCCAACAATTAAATTGAGATGTTTATGTTTATGgtataatatagaaaaaaagaaattaacctatgaatatttttaaatataaaactttttataataTTCTGCATTATGTAATAAATTGTATTAGATTGCATTATATGCGTGTGTATTAAACGCAAGGATGTCAAAGTCGGGATTTTATGTAGGATTGTAAGAGATAGGTGAGATTGTTGATCTTAAAATCCTACCTATTTTCTAATTTAAAGCAAAATAACACATTGAGTGACTTTTTATATtgaataatcatataaattatgaattcatctatgaaaaagtaaagaatatGATGTAATTGTATACCATTCATTGCCACAtctatattaacaaaataaatatacttaagttttaacacaatttatccaaaaattcatcaaatgtttaattagcaaccaaataccaaaataactATCAACAcatatgaaaaatgttttccaaattctaagttctaggttcaaaatccaaaataagttagcaatTGGAAACTAGCTTACTACAAATTAGTaatatcacaaaaaaataaacacataaatattgCACAATGACATAACCCAACCAAATAATCAAAACACTAAGcctaaaaaaaacttagttaatttcccatttttttcctctaatatataaaaaacaaaaactaataccTAACACAAGCAACTTTGTAACAATTAGATTTTCTGAATATGGCCAAGTGATACATGAAATAGAACCTTTAAGATGATCAAAGTTCAAATCCCTTCTATTCACAATATATATTCATTCCTACAatgatcaaaattcaaatagaacacttaaaatgatgataaaataaaacaaaatttagtttttagtgGGATTGGTAGGATCCTATACGATCTTACGATTTTGGACGATTCTACTTAGGATCCTACCAAATATGTGATCCTATTATAATTTGAATCATTTTGGTTAGGTAAGATCATACGATCCTACTATTCAGATttcgattttgacaaccttatATATGTGGTTTGTTGATGTCCAAATCAAATGTGTATTAGGTCATCCCATATTCAACATATACCAAGTCAATTAGGACTGCATAAGATATTACATGAAGCTCTATAGTATCGTCAAGAGCTTTATAGCTCACCTGACACTTCTTGACATTTCTAATAATAAAGTTCTCCAAGATtcaaatccccccccccccccccactataactatctaattattgggggaaaaaaaactattgttaGAGATGATTTTCTATCATTATAgttttcattttccaaattccaattAATGTCACAACATTATTACTAAAAGTGGATCAAAACATGTTGGCTTTATTACCATAATCGAAGAAACATCAGTGAATTTGGTGTAATCTTCAAAAAAGCTACCACTTATTACTCCAGCGTTATTCACCAAATGATCCACTGTTGCATAAAGACCACAAATCAGAAATCACAACAtattaattcaaaaatatttccaCAAAAActatagaaaaatgaaaacacatCATACACTTACATCGTCCAAAGTAGTTCACTGTTTCATCAACAAACTGCTTACATTCTTCAACCTTGGAAACATCTGCACGTACCACAATAACCTCTGGGGATCCTAGTTCTCGGGCTTTATTTGCCACTATTGGAAGATGATCATCTCTTATGTCAACAAGGGCTAAATGAGCACCTCTCCTAGCATACTCGTAAGCAACATGCTACAAActcacaaaataaattatatgtgaaaaatgttgtggtaCTTATACGTTTTTTTTAGCTTATGAAATGCTTTGTGATTACAACCAtgtatttgttttttgagaTAAGAAACTGTTGCATTCTTGGGGCTCTAAATGAGTTGAGCCAAATTGAGTACTAAAAGTTCAAGCATgttcatttaattatattttgaacatgaGATCATCAAATGAGATTAGATGTATAAACTTGATTAAAGTTTTTGTCATATAAGCTTGAGTTTGTTCATGAGctacttgattaacttattaTGTTCTCATATATAGAAAAccataacaaattttttttaatcctctaAAAATCTATGATTTGTAACTACGAATGGAAggtttatattatcaataaactataaattataatttgatatcatATAAACTTATTTACAAATGTATACAATCCAATctcaattctatatatatatatatatatatatatttttaaacaagtttaattataaaaaaaataatattatatatagttatgTAGTGTCTCATGTACACGCTCTTGTTCACAATTACCTTATTATGATTTagctttgtttgtttaatactaaagtctaaacttGGGTTTGAGCTTGAATTACTTGTTAAACAACATAAACAAGCATTCTCCTGAGTAGAGCTCGAGCTGTTCTTAAAtcgtttgttttatttattgcCCTAGGTGCCCTAGCCTTTGGTAGAACTATTTCATTGCTTGTCCATTAGACAAACCTTGAAACCTTAAGAATCTATAATGTGGTGGTTTAAACTTGGGACATCCGGGTCTATGTCATACCCCTAACCAATGAACCAACCACCTAGATATCCTTGTGGAGGTATAAGTAAGGAGTTAATTTCATAACAGAGATTGTTTTAATTTGGCtaaaggaataaaatatttCAGTACTCGTTGATACCGATATATCGTTTTGGAGTTACCGTTAATATTATGAACAtttaagttttaataaaaaaaacaaaataatgtttataTGTATAAGTAAATTGTTGGGCCAATCAACCAAATActattgtataaatttaaacCCATGTCATAGCCCAGCCCATTAACCAAAGACCAAACaaattttcctattttttaaaatatttatagaacAGTTTTCCCTATTTGTTTTCTCCACTTGTTTGTCCGCCACACATTAGTTTATCTTtacctcttttttgttttcacctttttatcttttttctcattcACATCCCTTCCAGaatattcttctttcttctttattttttcacacCTACTGATTTGATTCTTATCGTTAGGGATAAAATAACcataagtgttttaacaaaacatacaacatacatttaaatttcaattgatAGAGACAACAACTaattcttttcaatttctttagataaaataataataataatgttttaacaaaacatataataatatGCATCTAAGTTTCAGttgataaaacaaaaactaattttttcttatcaatttctttaaataatgtAACAATAAATGTTTTAGCAAGATATGCAACATGCATTTTAGATAAATtaacaataagtgtttttaATAAAGCATACAACAGGCATCTAAGTTTTAGTTAATAAAGACAACaacatattttttcttatcaatttatttaaataaagtaagaataagttttttaacaaaatatttaacatgCATCTAAGTTTCAGTTGATAGAAACTacaacttatttgttcttatcaatttATTCAGATAAAGTaataataagtgttttaacaaaatatgcaacattcatttaagttttagaaatttaaaccATACTCTAAgtaaaaatctattatcaaaatttcaaaacttatatatatttaccaatggtctttggttttttttattttttttttttaagttcataaATTTGGATTATTTTTCCTTAATGAATTGAgattttggcttaatttttttcaatgttctaattgttaaatttattatatttttaatgggtaatattaatatatgtgtTCTTAAAGGATAAAGCACAATATAATTAGAGACATTaatacaattgaattttttaatcttaagtttggaattaattattttaggaTAACCTTACTTATGCAATTATTAGAAAAGATTTAACAACTTGAGTTCAAATCACCCTCTTCAATAATAAATAaggaattaagaaaaaaaattagaaaagtttttattgatcattttaattagagatattatatataaggacatatatacaaaattatgcattttatattaGAATAATCATTCATTTAATTAGAAATGAGTTCTAAAATGATgtaataataactcatttagttattatttctcaatatatatatatatatatatatatttatattaattattgtcaATTGTAGGTAGTCAAGacaaatcatattattattattattttttcagttCTCACTCACATTATCAACTACAATtctaacatatataaataaaagaataataattaaacaCTTGAAATAAACAATTATGATCATAACAAATACCATATTAAAAGATACTGTCGAAGAacccaaattatataatataaatagcCCATGTAAAAAGTCTGCAAAGATTGGATGGTGTGACATTGATACAAACCTTGCCAATTCCTGATGATGCTCCAGTGATGAGTACTACCTTGCCAGACACTTTCTCACTATATATGGAtctttttaagaaagaaagaaacttgaGTAACAGAAATGGTGGCATAAAAAAAGGGAATGCAATGAGCATTAAGAGAGGCACTGCAATGTTCAAGAACTTGTGTAGCAAATCCATAGCTTTGCTGTGATGAACAGAACAGAGAAGGCAAGAGAGAAATTGAAGATATAAGGATGGTCTTACATATTTGAGCCTTAAATTCCCTGCCCCCTAATAAATTGGGGGGACTGGTACCACCAGCACCGGTGGATAGACCTgtcaaaaatttattaaattccATAATAGGCCTTACCTATATTTGCCAGATGGAGTGGAGGATTAGGGTTAAAGAGGATCAATGATATTAACATATGACATATCTTTGGTTAGAAAAGGatg
The Quercus lobata isolate SW786 chromosome 10, ValleyOak3.0 Primary Assembly, whole genome shotgun sequence DNA segment above includes these coding regions:
- the LOC115962772 gene encoding 11-beta-hydroxysteroid dehydrogenase-like 4A, whose product is MDLLHKFLNIAVPLLMLIAFPFFMPPFLLLKFLSFLKRSIYSEKVSGKVVLITGASSGIGKHVAYEYARRGAHLALVDIRDDHLPIVANKARELGSPEVIVVRADVSKVEECKQFVDETVNYFGRLDHLVNNAGVISGSFFEDYTKFTDVSSIMDVNFWGSVYGTHYAIPHLRKSKGKIVVMASTGANITMPRISFYNASKAALTSFFETLRTEIGSNIGITIVTPGLIDSEMTRGPFIQEGKISWVPVESTERCAKAIVDSTCRGDMYLTVPSWMGWGFWTRVLCPEVLEWGLHAILVKWPHTQKKDL